A portion of the Osmia lignaria lignaria isolate PbOS001 chromosome 15, iyOsmLign1, whole genome shotgun sequence genome contains these proteins:
- the LOC117600128 gene encoding uncharacterized protein LOC117600128 encodes MATLAWLLAVALLLTAAAGQDSRSPQENRTRLPSNSLKLVDSINSPRLFQPANPTPGSILLTPQKHPRKRQLSDLGNNFQPLTFPLTGQVPSPLHSTTFNANVKPPKQVIEPRISSAPAHITFVPTQRRSHGVEHSFYHNHGHHHGHHHSHHHGHEAHHDHHAKHKHEHDHKHHHGHEHHAEHKHHEEHKHHEDHHHHHGHHHHHGHKHHQDHKHHHGHEHKHEHGHKHDHKHGHDHKHHGEHHHHHGHQHHSKHEHHEEHKHHAEHHHHHKHHHHNEHHHHHEHHHVNEHHHHHTHKETENHHHHHGHEHQEHHKHGHKEEHKHHHGHEHKHGHHEDHHHSHHQDHHHKHGHEHKHGHHEDHHHKHGHEHKHGHKQEHHHGHHEDHKHDHHEDHHHKHGHEHKHGHKEEHHHGHHEDHHHSHHQDHKHHHHEEHKHGHEHKEEHKHGHEHKHHHDHHEGHHHHEHHKHHESHEHKHAHSHEEEHKHQDDHHHKHHHDSHHKHHENHHHSAYEQHGQEHFKGLANFYDASQNHEEYVFPEETETIPVTPPVVDILKIAKQPDVKKSIELGKEEEA; translated from the exons ATGGCGACGTTG GCGTGGCTTTTAGCCGTCGCTCTGCTACTGACAGCGGCGGCTGGCCAAGATTCAAGATCGCCGCAAGAAAATCGAACGCGACTACCCTCGAACAGCCTGAAATTGGTCGATTCCATCAATTCACCGCGACTATTTCAACCGGCCAACCCAACTCCTGGCTCGATCCTCCTAACTCCTCAAAAGCATCCTCGAAAACGACAATTATCCGACCTTGGAAACAATTTCCAACCGCTAACGTTCCCTCTAACTGGCCAAGTTCCATCGCCCCTGCATTCGACCACCTTCAACGCCAATGTTAAACCTCCGAAACAAGTGATCGAGCCACGAATTTCATCCGCCCCGGCTCACATCACGTTCGTCCCTACTCAGCGAAGAAGTCACGGCGTCGAGCACTCTTTCTACCACAACCATGGCCACCATCATGGACATCATCATTCCCATCACCATGGACACGAGGCGCATCACGACCATCATGCGAAGCATAAGCACGAACACGATCACAAGCATCATCACGGACACGAGCATCACGCTGAGCATAAGCATCACGAGGAACACAAACATCACGAGGATCATCACCACCACCATGGacaccatcatcatcatggTCACAAACACCACCAGGATCATAAACATCACCATGGTCACGAGCATAAGCACGAGCATGGGCACAAACACGATCACAAACATGGTCACGATCACAAGCATCACGGAGAacaccatcatcatcatggTCATCAACATCATTCCAAACACGAGCATCACGAGGAACACAAACACCATGCCGAACACCATCATCATCACAAGCATCATCACCACAATgaacatcatcatcatcacgaACATCACCATGTTAACGAACATCATCACCATCATACTCACAAGGAAACGGAgaaccatcatcatcatcatggaCACGAGCACCAAGAACACCACAAACACGGTCACAAGGAGGAACACAAGCACCATCATGGACACGAGCACAAACACGGTCATCACGAGGATCATCATCACAGTCATCACCAGGACCATCACCACAAACATGGCCACGAGCACAAGCATGGTCATCACGAGGATCATCATCACAAACACGGCCACGAACACAAGCACGGTCACAAACAGGAACATCACCATGGCCATCACGAAGATCACAAACACGATCATCACGAGGATCATCACCACAAACACGGCCACGAACACAAGCACGGTCACAAAGAGGAGCATCACCACGGACACCACGAAGACCACCACCATTCACATCATCAAGACCACAAACACCATCATCACGAAGAACACAAGCACGGTCATGAGCACAAAGAAGAGCACAAACACGGTCACGAGCACAAGCATCACCACGATCATCACGAGGGGCACCATCATCACGAACACCACAAACACCACGAATCCCATGAACACAAACACGCCCACTCTCACGAGGAGGAGCACAAGCATCAAGATGATCATCACCACAAACACCATCACGATAGCCATCACAAACATCACGAGAATCATCATCATTCAGCCTATGAACAGCATGGACAAGAGCACTTTAAAGGACTCGCGAATTTTTACGATGCCTCTCAAAACCATGAAGAGTACGTGTTTCCTGAAGAAACCGAAACGATTCCCGTGACGCCGCCGGTAGTTGATATTCTGAAGATCGCGAAGCAGCCGGATGTTAAAAAATCGATCGAGCTAGGAAAGGAGGAAGAAGCTTAA